Genomic window (Arcobacter aquimarinus):
ATTATATTGAAATAAAAAAAGGGAGGGGCAAAACCCCTCCCTTTTCATTTAATTTTTAATTTCTTATAATAAAGAATTAATTTTATCTGTAAATGCTTGCTTAGAAGAAGCTCCAACCATAGTATCTACAACTTCTCCATTTTTAACAAATAAAATAGTTGGAATTGATCTAATTCCATATTTTACTGCTAAATCTTGCTCTTCATCAGTATTAACTTTACAAATTTTTGCTTTTCCATCAAAATCTGCAGCTAACTCTTCAATAACAGGAGCAATCATTCTACAAGGTCCACACCATGGAGCCCAGAAATCTACCATAGAAACACCTTCTTTTGTTGTTTCTTCAAAATTTGCAGCTGTTAATTCAATATATTTTCCCATTTTATATCCTTCATTATTAAGTTTTAATATTATTTCGTGTTTGTATATAAATCAAATACAGTTAAACAAAATTATTAT
Coding sequences:
- the trxA gene encoding thioredoxin gives rise to the protein MGKYIELTAANFEETTKEGVSMVDFWAPWCGPCRMIAPVIEELAADFDGKAKICKVNTDEEQDLAVKYGIRSIPTILFVKNGEVVDTMVGASSKQAFTDKINSLL